The following is a genomic window from Candidatus Vondammii sp. HM_W22.
GCGTTCCAGCCTTGAAACAAAATTCATTGATGGCCTTTTTTTTGCCGGGCAGATCAATGGCACTACAGGCTACGAAGAGGCGGCAGCTCAGGGGCTTCTTGCGGGTCTGAATGCGGTGCTGAAGATCAGAGGCCAGGAGAGTTGGTGCCCACGTCGTGATGAGGCCTACCTAGGCGTATTGGTCGATGACTTGAACATCCAAGGGACAAAAGAGCCCTATCGCATGTTCACCAGCCGGGCAGAGTTTCGCCTGTTGCTTCGGGAAGATAATGCTGACCTACGCCTGACCGAAAAAGGGCGTGAGCTTGGGCTGGTTCCCGATCTGCGTTGGCAATTATTCGAAAAGAAACGGGAGGCGATCGAACAGGAGCGGCAGCGTTTGAATAATATTTGGATACAGCCAGGCAGCGGCAAGGCGGAACAAGCAGTGTTGGAGATGAAAAGTCCTGTCTCTAAAGAGACCCGAGCACTTGATATGCTCGCCAGGCCGGAAGTGACCTATGCCGGGCTGATGAACCTGTCTGCAATTGGGCCGGGCGTGGCGGATATCCGGGTATCGGAGCAACTGGAGATACAGGCAAAATATGCCGGCTACATTCAACGGCAGCAGATAGAGATTGATCGGCTGCGCAGTAAAGAAGCGGTGAAACTGCCGGAGAGTTTCGATTTTGAAAAAGTTCGCGGCCTCTCTTCTGAAGCCCGGGAAAAGTTGATCAAGGGCCGCCCTGCCACCATCGGTCAGGCAGGCCGTATCCCCGGCATGACTCCGGTAGCGATCTCCTTGCTGTTAATCCATCTCAAACGTAAATCATCCCCCTCCCTTGTTTCCAAAGATGCGGGTTAGGAAAAGAGCAGAACAGCAGATATGTCCTATTCTCAATCTCAATGGCAGCAGCAGTTACAAACAGGTCTGGATGAAATGGAAATTTCGCTGGGCAGGGAGGAGCAGCAAAAGCTATTGGATTATCTTGCCCTGTTAGTGAAATGGAACAAAGCCTTCAGCCTTACCGCCATTCGCGATCCTGAAGAGATGGTCTCCCGGCAGTTGCTGGACTCTTTCTCGATTCTAAAACTGGTGAAGGGTAATCATGTGCTGGATATAGGTACCGGACCTGGCTTGCCTGGAATACCTCTGGCTATTGCGCTACCCGAGAAACAATTTACTCTGCTCGATTCCAATGGAAAAAAGACCCGCTTCGTACAGCAGGCAATTACATCACTGGGTTTGAAAAATGCCAATGTCGTTCGCGAAAGAGTTGAGGCGTTTCAGCCTGGAATAGGATACGACACCATTACATCCAGGGCTTTTGCATCTTTGGCAAAAATAGTCCAGCTCACTTCCTATCTTATGGCTGATCTTGGTCGTCTGGTTGCCATGAAGGGTGTGGACCCAGTGGAAGAGAGAGATGAGCTAAAGATGACAGGAATGACGGTTGAGACTGTCAGGCTGTTTGTTCCACAAACCAGTGGAGAACGGCATGCTGTTCTTATCCATAGATCAGAGGCTTCCTAAGTTCAACACATGCGTTTAGAAGATAGTTGTACACGATTATATCCAGAGAGTAGATTTGAGGTAATCGTGTAATATCTTCTGAATACGAATTAGCGATGCAGGAGTGGTAAAGAGTGAGTAACTCATTACAGAGCCAGTTGAAGAAGATGGGGCTAGTAACTGACGCGCAGGCGAACAAAGCGAAAAAAGAACAAAATCCAGGGAGAAAGGGAGAAGAAAAACCGCAAAGCGGTTATTGTCGATAAGAGTAAGCTTCTTGTAGAAGGCGCTGGCAAAAAATGCAGAGAGAGACCGGCATCTGAATTTGTAAAAAATGGAAGAGATCTGAAAAGAAAGCGATCCCAGCTCAGATAATACAGCTGATAGAAATGGCTCTTCCCCTAATAAGAGTGGATAGATTAACGTACCCCCTATGAGAGATAAAGATCTATACGCCCAGATCCTGGGTATCAGAGCCCTTGGCAGGTTAACAGTGTAGAGTTGGCTCTGACAGAGGAGCAGCGAGAAGCGATAGAGAGTGTCTCCATGGTATGTGGCCAGCCTTTATCAATGCCACACGGGAAAGCCTGCCTAGGGCTGAAGAGAAGATTGTCTTTGGTAAATGCTATGTCGCCAAGTACCTCGGTGAGGCGGTAGACAAGGTACGCCGCCAAGAGCACAAAGCGAAGACCCTAAAGGCAGCAAGTATGACTGGCTCTACAGCCCGGAGAATATGACGCGCAGACAGGAATTGCGGTTCAAGGCGCTACGTGACAGCACACTGGAGGCTGCCTGTGCCTGGGCGGTCAAAGAGTTTGCCATGTCATTCTCAAGACACGGGCAAGGAAAGGCTGGGAGCGGTGGTTGTCATGGGCAGTGCGCAGTGGTCTGGAGCCAATCAAGAAGGTGGCAGGAACAATCAAGGATCATCTGTGGGGAATATTGAACGCTGTTATTTTGCCGGCAGAAGGTCTCAACAGCCGGATCAAGATGATCAAGGTGCGTAGCAAGATTTCCGCAACAGAAGCGGGTCTGTTTCGTTTTCTCAACAAGGAGCGGTTTGCCAAGGCAATCTACTTCCACCTTGGAGGGCTAAATCTTTATCCTGAGGGAGTGGTTGGGTGATACTTACTCTCTCGATTAGGGGGAGAGCCATATT
Proteins encoded in this region:
- the rsmG gene encoding 16S rRNA (guanine(527)-N(7))-methyltransferase RsmG: MSYSQSQWQQQLQTGLDEMEISLGREEQQKLLDYLALLVKWNKAFSLTAIRDPEEMVSRQLLDSFSILKLVKGNHVLDIGTGPGLPGIPLAIALPEKQFTLLDSNGKKTRFVQQAITSLGLKNANVVRERVEAFQPGIGYDTITSRAFASLAKIVQLTSYLMADLGRLVAMKGVDPVEERDELKMTGMTVETVRLFVPQTSGERHAVLIHRSEAS
- a CDS encoding transposase codes for the protein MWPAFINATRESLPRAEEKIVFGKCYVAKYLGEAVDKVRRQEHKAKTLKAASMTGSTARRI
- a CDS encoding transposase, coding for MSWAVRSGLEPIKKVAGTIKDHLWGILNAVILPAEGLNSRIKMIKVRSKISATEAGLFRFLNKERFAKAIYFHLGGLNLYPEGVVG